From one Nitrospirota bacterium genomic stretch:
- a CDS encoding ABC transporter permease, whose translation MNMTRLLAITRKEILQLRRDKRSLILAFLLPVFLLILFGYAISWDIKDVRTAVLDQDHSALSRELLDSFQSSGYFSIVRTLSRESEVSSLLDRGQVAIVLIIPPDFEEKFGTGEGAKLQALVDGSDANTATVVLAYTQAIVRAFSPNFEAQGTTFQPLIITESRIWYNEELLSRNMIVPGLVAVIMMIIAAMLTSLTIAREWERGTMEQLAATPVSRAEVVLGKLLPYLLIGLVDVLLCTVLGVFLFEVPFRGNSLLFMVLTLCFLTGALGLGMFISAVARSQLLATQLAMVLTFLPAFLLSGFMYAINVMPKALQMITYFIPARYFLVVTRGIFLKGVGLEVLRLQGFLMVVFALLGILLAIRFFKKEL comes from the coding sequence TTGAATATGACCCGTTTGTTGGCCATTACGCGTAAAGAGATCCTCCAGCTTCGCAGAGACAAAAGGAGCCTGATTCTTGCCTTTCTTCTACCGGTATTTCTTTTAATTTTATTTGGATATGCGATTAGCTGGGATATTAAAGACGTTCGGACGGCGGTCCTGGATCAAGACCATTCTGCGCTCAGCCGGGAGCTTTTGGATTCTTTTCAATCCTCCGGGTATTTTTCAATTGTCAGGACTCTCAGCCGGGAATCTGAAGTCTCCTCTTTATTAGACCGCGGCCAGGTTGCGATCGTCCTTATTATTCCTCCTGATTTTGAGGAAAAATTCGGGACGGGAGAGGGCGCTAAACTTCAGGCCCTGGTCGACGGAAGCGATGCCAATACGGCGACGGTTGTTCTCGCTTATACCCAGGCGATTGTAAGGGCCTTTTCTCCAAATTTCGAAGCGCAAGGAACGACCTTTCAACCCCTCATCATAACGGAAAGCCGGATCTGGTACAACGAAGAGCTCCTTAGCAGGAACATGATTGTGCCCGGACTGGTTGCTGTGATTATGATGATTATCGCGGCGATGTTGACCTCGCTCACCATTGCCCGGGAATGGGAAAGGGGAACCATGGAACAGCTGGCCGCTACCCCTGTCTCGCGGGCAGAGGTCGTGCTGGGAAAACTTCTTCCGTATCTATTAATCGGTTTGGTCGATGTCCTTCTCTGTACGGTTTTGGGTGTCTTTCTCTTTGAGGTCCCGTTTCGTGGAAATTCTCTTTTATTCATGGTTTTAACCCTTTGTTTTTTGACAGGGGCTCTGGGTTTGGGAATGTTTATTTCCGCCGTGGCACGGTCCCAACTGCTGGCGACGCAATTAGCCATGGTGCTCACGTTTCTCCCGGCTTTTCTTCTTTCCGGATTCATGTATGCCATTAATGTAATGCCGAAGGCGCTTCAGATGATTACCTACTTCATTCCAGCCCGTTATTTTTTGGTGGTCACCCGGGGAATTTTCCTCAAGGGGGTTGGCCTGGAGGTGCTCCGGCTCCAGGGATTTCTCATGGTCGTTTTTGCTTTATTGGGGATTCTCCTGGCCATCCGATTTTTTAAGAAGGAACTTTAA
- a CDS encoding ABC transporter ATP-binding protein, which produces MPELENKSVSVEGLTKLFGSFTAVDNVTFHVRTGEIFGFLGPNGAGKTTIIKMLTGLLHPTRGTGSVSGFTLGKETEAIKRSIGYMSQLFSLYGDLTVEENIAFFSGLNGVARENRSARRDWVLEMAGLTEHRNRMTRDLPLGWKQRLALGCAVLHEPKILFLDEPTSGVDPVSRRRFWDLIDLLAGEGTTTLVSTHYLEEAEYCHRLALMNRGKLIALGSPDQLRAGMSGQIFELRTGDDLGAVKLLQGSPGIKEAALFGRALHVTVEDPSRVIDSIPLQLSAHGITVNQMEKITPSLEDVFVCLVQKEGGARLG; this is translated from the coding sequence ATGCCTGAGTTAGAAAATAAATCTGTGTCGGTTGAAGGATTAACGAAACTCTTTGGAAGTTTCACGGCTGTCGACAACGTGACCTTTCACGTTCGAACCGGGGAGATTTTCGGTTTCCTGGGTCCCAATGGCGCCGGGAAGACCACGATCATAAAGATGCTGACAGGTCTTCTGCATCCCACCCGTGGAACCGGCAGCGTTTCTGGATTTACCCTGGGTAAAGAAACGGAAGCCATTAAACGGAGCATCGGCTATATGTCCCAGCTTTTTTCGTTGTATGGCGACCTCACGGTAGAAGAAAATATCGCGTTTTTCTCAGGATTAAACGGAGTGGCCAGAGAAAACCGATCGGCAAGACGCGATTGGGTGCTGGAAATGGCCGGTCTGACCGAACATCGGAATCGGATGACCCGGGACCTTCCCCTCGGCTGGAAACAACGTTTGGCTCTCGGTTGCGCCGTCTTACACGAACCGAAAATCCTTTTTCTTGACGAGCCAACCTCCGGCGTAGACCCCGTTTCGCGACGACGGTTCTGGGACCTGATTGATCTCCTCGCCGGGGAGGGAACCACGACCCTGGTCAGCACCCATTACCTGGAAGAGGCTGAATATTGCCACCGGCTTGCCCTGATGAACCGGGGAAAACTGATTGCCTTGGGATCGCCCGATCAACTTCGGGCCGGTATGAGCGGACAGATTTTCGAATTACGAACGGGCGATGACCTGGGGGCTGTAAAACTCCTCCAGGGGTCCCCCGGGATTAAGGAGGCGGCTCTTTTTGGACGAGCTCTTCATGTGACGGTTGAAGACCCCTCCCGGGTGATCGATTCAATCCCCCTTCAGCTTTCTGCCCATGGGATCACGGTGAATCAAATGGAGAAAATAACCCCCTCTTTGGAAGATGTTTTTGTCTGTCTCGTTCAAAAAGAAGGGGGCGCCCGTCTGGGTTGA
- a CDS encoding ABC transporter ATP-binding protein — protein sequence MMQDKPFVQIDQLSRNFESNVAVDHLTFNVNQGELFGLVGPDGAGKTTTLRMLAGVLRPTSGDAMIGGFSVVHDSERVKHEIAYMSQRFGLYHDLTVLENLIFYADLYQVSRAERGARMERLFSFSNLKPFKDRLAGQLSGGMKQKLGLSCALIHQPKLLLLDEPTFGVDPISRRDLWLFVHDMVAGGVTAIISTAYMDEAERFDRVVLLQEGRILTMDSPEAMQKGLEGEVIKLKVENVREARTIIEKLPQARRVAIFGERLHITVKSFEESGPEIEAVLRQAGIPILDQRVSVPTMEDVFIDHVEKMKKKNA from the coding sequence ATGATGCAGGATAAACCCTTCGTCCAAATCGATCAGCTTTCGCGCAACTTCGAAAGCAATGTCGCGGTGGATCATCTGACCTTTAACGTCAATCAGGGAGAGCTATTCGGCCTTGTTGGACCGGATGGAGCGGGAAAGACAACCACTTTGAGGATGCTGGCGGGAGTTTTAAGACCCACCTCGGGGGATGCCATGATCGGTGGTTTTAGCGTCGTCCATGACTCCGAAAGGGTCAAACACGAGATTGCCTACATGTCTCAACGGTTTGGTCTTTATCACGATCTGACCGTTTTGGAAAACCTGATCTTTTATGCTGACCTCTATCAGGTTTCCAGGGCCGAGCGCGGCGCGCGGATGGAGAGGCTCTTTTCTTTTTCAAATCTGAAACCGTTTAAAGACCGTCTTGCGGGACAACTTTCTGGCGGAATGAAACAAAAGCTGGGGCTCTCGTGCGCGCTGATTCACCAGCCGAAACTCCTTTTGCTGGACGAGCCGACCTTTGGCGTAGACCCGATTTCGAGAAGAGATCTCTGGCTGTTCGTTCATGACATGGTTGCCGGGGGGGTAACAGCCATTATCAGCACCGCCTATATGGATGAAGCGGAACGTTTCGACCGGGTTGTCCTTTTACAGGAGGGGCGGATACTGACGATGGATTCGCCCGAGGCGATGCAGAAAGGTTTGGAAGGGGAAGTGATTAAGTTGAAAGTGGAAAATGTGCGGGAGGCCCGGACTATTATCGAAAAACTCCCGCAGGCGAGGCGTGTGGCTATTTTTGGGGAACGGCTCCATATCACAGTCAAATCTTTTGAGGAAAGCGGCCCGGAAATAGAAGCCGTCCTCCGCCAGGCGGGCATTCCAATTCTGGATCAACGGGTTTCGGTTCCGACCATGGAGGATGTTTTTATCGATCATGTTGAAAAAATGAAGAAGAAAAATGCCTGA
- a CDS encoding efflux RND transporter periplasmic adaptor subunit — protein MNKKKRMILLVPGVLLIGLAVGYFIKRQGLGPNELVVSGVVEATDAKLGFQVPGRIETLTVKEGETVKKGMELGYLDRTEAEARRQQAVAQVAGARAMLRELERGFRREEVSQGRSGFSASLDKVKDAQRDFDRAKQLFDGGAISQEAFDKAKFALDLAKSQNAQAGEQLKMLESGPRKEKIEAQKAQLKQAEAAVSLAEAVLANMVIVAPFDGLVTVRHHESGEIVPAGSPIITLMNPDDRWAKIYIPEYRMGIVKIGQPVTLSADTFPKKRYQGEVTYISSEAEFTPKTVQTVEERVKLVYAVKVRIKNDPAFELKPGLPVDVHLNGHDAG, from the coding sequence ATGAACAAAAAAAAGAGAATGATCCTCCTGGTGCCGGGTGTTCTTCTTATCGGGCTGGCGGTTGGATATTTTATTAAGCGGCAAGGCCTGGGACCCAATGAACTGGTGGTATCAGGGGTTGTGGAAGCGACTGACGCAAAGCTCGGGTTTCAGGTGCCGGGCCGGATTGAAACCCTTACTGTCAAAGAGGGGGAAACGGTAAAAAAAGGGATGGAGCTGGGGTATCTCGACCGGACCGAGGCCGAAGCCCGCCGCCAACAGGCCGTTGCCCAGGTTGCCGGCGCCCGCGCAATGCTTCGGGAGCTTGAAAGGGGTTTTCGACGGGAAGAAGTTTCCCAGGGAAGGTCGGGATTTTCAGCCTCTTTGGATAAAGTCAAAGATGCTCAAAGAGATTTTGACCGGGCCAAACAGCTTTTCGACGGGGGAGCAATTAGCCAGGAGGCTTTCGATAAGGCAAAATTTGCGCTCGATTTGGCGAAGAGCCAGAATGCGCAGGCTGGGGAACAGCTGAAAATGTTGGAATCGGGTCCTCGAAAGGAAAAAATTGAAGCTCAAAAGGCGCAGTTAAAACAGGCTGAAGCGGCGGTAAGCCTGGCTGAGGCGGTGTTGGCCAATATGGTGATTGTTGCCCCCTTTGACGGGTTGGTGACCGTTCGCCACCATGAATCGGGTGAAATCGTTCCGGCTGGATCGCCCATTATCACTTTAATGAATCCCGACGACCGTTGGGCGAAAATTTATATTCCTGAATATCGGATGGGAATCGTTAAAATCGGTCAGCCGGTTACCCTCTCCGCAGACACCTTCCCGAAGAAAAGGTATCAGGGAGAGGTGACTTATATTTCCTCGGAAGCTGAGTTTACCCCCAAGACGGTTCAAACCGTTGAAGAGCGGGTCAAATTGGTTTACGCCGTAAAGGTACGCATTAAAAATGATCCTGCCTTTGAACTGAAACCGGGCTTGCCTGTTGATGTTCACCTGAATGGGCATGATGCAGGATAA
- a CDS encoding TolC family protein: MKYSCSLLIILIFFLSVSKTAFPEGADSSLTLSKAVSRALEEYPAIRASRASHQEAEATLGINSATYLPLVKLNASATQFEKPMIVTPLHSFGLSQVPQFDQTLYQGGLMVNYLLFDGGVRNARVQQARAQLDSADTDLSVVIQDVIARVVSTYLAILTNQKILEGHNQRINALKAELSRVQQFYKAGRSPRVDILKVQASIANAQADQVKNIEKLNLSNKELSHLLNVSLEEIKYSKLVPVGLSNPFLDPQENLKKEGGQSSLSVKQRHKIEIADAGLGAARGGRWPDLNLVGNYLYFGSSQSEKAVEWQAGAQLSYVLFNGGAIRLEMARAEAVKQNALERLRLAEIQTQQEIDRAVSAIEEAHARVESLETSVERLEEVARIEKLQLETGSVTETDYLNAETDLLVARNNLIETRYSEISAYVELRHVTGHLNLRWLTETVKDLP, from the coding sequence ATGAAGTATTCTTGTTCCCTCTTGATCATCCTGATCTTTTTTTTAAGTGTTTCTAAAACGGCGTTTCCCGAAGGCGCCGATTCCTCCCTGACTCTTTCGAAGGCGGTGAGTCGGGCGTTAGAAGAATATCCCGCTATCCGGGCGTCGAGAGCCAGCCATCAAGAAGCAGAAGCAACGCTGGGGATAAACTCGGCAACGTATCTGCCTCTGGTCAAGTTAAACGCTTCAGCCACGCAGTTTGAAAAGCCGATGATCGTGACCCCTCTGCACAGTTTTGGCCTTTCCCAGGTTCCGCAGTTTGATCAAACGCTGTATCAGGGAGGTTTAATGGTTAACTATTTGCTCTTTGATGGCGGGGTACGCAATGCAAGGGTTCAACAGGCCCGCGCCCAGTTGGATTCTGCCGATACCGATCTTAGCGTCGTAATCCAGGACGTCATCGCGCGGGTGGTTTCAACCTACCTGGCCATCCTGACCAATCAGAAAATTCTTGAAGGCCACAACCAACGGATAAACGCACTTAAAGCGGAACTTTCCCGGGTTCAGCAGTTTTACAAAGCTGGCCGTTCGCCCCGGGTGGATATCCTTAAAGTTCAGGCCTCCATAGCAAATGCTCAGGCCGATCAGGTTAAAAACATAGAGAAATTAAATCTATCTAATAAGGAGTTAAGCCATCTTCTTAATGTTTCACTTGAAGAAATAAAATATTCAAAATTGGTTCCGGTCGGGCTTTCAAACCCGTTTCTTGATCCTCAAGAAAATTTAAAAAAAGAGGGGGGACAGTCGAGTCTGTCGGTAAAGCAGAGGCATAAAATAGAAATTGCTGACGCTGGTTTGGGAGCGGCGAGGGGAGGGCGTTGGCCGGACCTTAATCTCGTCGGCAACTATTTATATTTTGGGAGCAGTCAAAGCGAAAAAGCGGTGGAATGGCAGGCAGGAGCGCAATTGTCTTATGTTCTCTTTAACGGTGGAGCCATCCGGCTGGAAATGGCCAGGGCCGAAGCGGTGAAACAAAATGCCTTAGAGCGGCTCAGGCTGGCAGAAATTCAGACCCAACAGGAGATCGACCGGGCCGTTTCTGCCATCGAAGAAGCCCATGCCCGGGTGGAAAGCCTGGAGACTTCGGTAGAGCGATTGGAAGAGGTGGCTCGAATTGAAAAATTGCAGTTGGAAACGGGTTCTGTGACAGAAACAGATTACCTCAACGCAGAGACTGATCTTCTGGTCGCGCGTAATAATCTGATCGAAACACGTTATAGTGAAATTTCAGCCTATGTGGAATTGAGACATGTGACAGGACATCTTAATCTTCGCTGGTTGACTGAAACCGTAAAGGACTTGCCATGA